The nucleotide sequence aacacacgacaatgtcctaaggttgctaggaatgttgtttttgtgttctaaaatgcataggagttttcaatgatgctcaaacatgaggtctttttaggatttaactttcctacttcaagtcttcaatttcgtccaaactttggctccatggataagctatccaatccatgcccaaaaatactccaaatagcctcaaaatgcactttcttgctccctaagcccttagaacctgaaaacacacaaaagaagcataaagaactaaaataactaaagaaacataacgtaaatgtacgagaacaagccatttaagtcgcataaatatgctcctatcaccaacCCATCAAGAACGAAGCTTACCTGGAAataaccgaaggcgagaattaaatAGAAGAACTTTCTGTCCAATGGCAAAGCTCTTCCTtgatatcatcttgtcatgaaatgcctttgaTTTCTCCTTGTATATTCGACTAGACTCGTATGCGTCATTCCAGATTTCATCTaactcattcaattgaagcttcctctgCTGTCCGGCAACACTCATGTCCATGTTGTAGGCTTTGATCGCCCAATAAGCTTTGTGTTCTAATTCTACTGGAAGacgacatggtttcccataaactaaccgaaatggggacattccaatAGGAGTCTTACAAGCAGTCctatatgcccacaatgcatcgttcaaacgcatgctccaatcctcCCTACTAGGACTTACagttttctccaaaatttgcttcACCTCACGGTTTGGTACTTCTGCTTGACCACTAGTTTGCGGATGATCTTCGTAGTATTTGGCGGTTTTGACAAGCttatatttctgagcatgtgtAAAATCATCCAGAATTTTTTTGGTGACCTTATAATTGATAATATCTGCATACCAAGGGTCAGTAACCTTTAATGAAAACAATTGCTCATCCGAAAAACTCTCACATAAAGGGATGAGATCTTCCTCTGTGTTTGAGTGCACAAGTCTGCTAAGATGATCTGCTACAACATTCTGACTCCCTTTCTTATCCTTGatctccaagtcaaactcttgaagcAGAAGTATCCATCAAATGAGTTGCGGTTTTGCATCTTTTTTTGTGAGTAAATACATCAAAGTTGCATGGTCAGAAAACATAATAACTTTAGTTCCAATCAGATAAGATCTAAATttttctaaagcaaatacaacagctAGAAGCTCATTCTCTGTTGTTGAAAAATTCAACTGTGCATCATTGAGTGTTCgtgatgcataatagatgacatgtggcactTTGTTGACATGCTATCCTAGAACTGCACCGCCATCATAGTCTGAAGAATCGCACATTAACTCAAAAGGTAAACTCCAATCTGGTGGCATGATCACATGAGCCGTGGATAACAACTCCTTAAGTTTGCTGAATGCTACCACACACTCTTCATTCATATCAAATGTTACATCCTTTTGAAGCAAACGGCACAAGGGTCTAGAAATCATTGAGAAGTCCTTCATAAACTTACGATAGaaacctgcatgtccaagaaaagaacgaacctcccTGACAGTAGTAGGGAGAGGTAAAGAACTAACAAATTCTACTTtagatttatcaacttcaattccattTTCAAATATGATATGCCCTAGAACTAATCCATGcgaaaccatgaaatgacatttttcccaatttaagacCAGATTAGTTTCTTGGCAACGTTTTAAAACTAGGGACAAATTATGTagacatgtatcaaaagaatcaccataaattgaaaaatcatccatgaatacttcaattattttctcaatcatatcagaaaagatacttaccatacacatTTGAAATGTGGCGGAGGTGTTGCAAAGTTCAAACGGTATCCTCtggtatgcaaatgtgccaaatagacatgtgaaagttgtcttttcttgATCCTCCAGAGCAACTgcaatctgattatatccagaatatccatcaagaaagcaataatgaGAATGACCAGTGAACCTTTCtaacatttgatcaatgaaagGAACTGGAAAGTGATCCTTGCGTGTGGTGTTGTTTATTTTCCGATAGTCTGTACAGACTCTCCAACTATTTTGCACACGTGTAGGCACTAGCTCACTAGCTTCATTTTTAACAACTATGACTCCGGATCGCTTCGGAACTACTTGAACAGGGCTCACCCATTTCTTGTCCAAGATAGGATATATGAATATATGATGCCAACATCAAAAAGCTTGATAACCTCTTTCTTGACGACCTCCATCATGAGTGGGTTCAAACggcgttgagcttcctttgttggTTTTGCACCTTCCTCCAGCAGAATCCTATGCATACATGCAGCTGGATTTATACCTTTGGTATCTGTAATGCTCCAAGCCGGTAATGTTTCATCCTCTCCCaaaaatgcatacttcaaatgTTCAGGAATCGGTTTAAGCTCCaatttgggtgcctgaatcacagaaggaagaattttttatttagaagtaggaagagaaataaaataggagAAGACTTACCATGAATTGGTGAAAGAGACTCAAGGTCTACCACTGTCTGGATTAATTCTTCTTCAATGTGCTCGGAATAATTAAGTTTTTCATGTGTAATGCTATGCACTAACGCCTTCTCTAAATTGTCTTGTCCCACACCTTCATTAAAACAATCTTGCTCAAAATAGTCAACCGCATTAATAGACAAACAAGATTCAAAATCACTAGGGTACCTTATAGCATTGAAGATTTTGAACTTGACGCTTTCTCCATCAATTTCCATGGTTAAAGTACCATCGTAGACATCAATCTTCATACGTGCCGTTCTAAGGAATGGTCTTCCCAATAGAAGAGGAAGTGCAGTAGGCATAGGGTCATGTTCCAtctcaagaacaaaaaaatcaGCAGGAAAAATAAGTTGATTCACTTGCACAGGTACATCCTTCAATAGGCCTTTGGGATATCTATTTGAACGATCTGCCAACTAGATTACTACCTTTGTTTCCTTCAAGTCTCTAAGGTTTAGAGATTCATACACTAAATATGGCATCAGATTGATGGATGTCCTTAAATCACATAATGCTCTCCCAAACTCTTTCCCTCCAATTACACATGGAATGGTAAAGCTATCGGCATCCTTTAACTTCGATGGTAGCTTTCTCTGCAAATCAGCTGATACTTCCTCGCTTAATGCCACAGTTTCTTGATCATTGAATCTTCTCTTGTTCGTACAAAGCTCTTTAAGGAACTTTGCATACTTGATAGGAGCAGATTcgtgcgacttaattagcttgttctcgtgcatttatgttgtgtttacttagctattttagtgtttaaggctacttttgtgtattttcagattataaggccaaagtgtgcaagaagatgcaaattggagtcttttggagcgaaagaggaatgaatgagttgaagacttgaagaaatgacgaattcctactccaacgatgaattcttaccaaaacgaggaatcctactcaaacaaggtttcttattttaggaaagttaatcctaagtttcccgttttggtaacctttcctaatcttaaatgTCGATATTAttccagccactttgaagtccttgtaggcgctttaggacacaaaacgaaggccctagtcACTTTGTaaccctttgccgtgcccttttattttctccccttcccttgccgtgcaagggggggcatttgTGTCCAAAATCATTCACTTTAattcatattttcagccaccaccctaattccttctctagccgtcaCATTCCCATCCATTTAATTGATCAAATCCATTTAGCCGCACCTTTTCCTttgtgccgcagccaccataagCCAATCTCCCATTTTTCCACCATAAGCCGTGGCTCCCATTAATAATGGaccctaataaaccaaaaagaaattcaatCCGCAGCCACCATAGCTCATTATTCTAATTCACCCTAATAATCCCATTATTCTTATCAGCCGCACCTTATGCactattatttatatattatttttcatccagccattcataaaaaaatcatcaaaccaTTCAGATTTTCACCCTAATTCTAACCCTAGCCGTCATACACATAATGCATTCAGCCCCCTTCACACATATTCCATATATACACATATTGTTTcacgcagccaccatcacccattCTACCCTATTCTCTCCCATTTTTCCCTTTGCCGTGCGGCAGCACCATCCCATTTTCCTGAACCTTGCCGCAGCTTTCCCAttcattccagctttcccccatcttgccgcagccttcctccaccttcctacaccaccccataaccttgccgcaccacccaacCTCCttaaatccatccccaacccaaaataacatccaaatcatccatttaacctcactgccgcatcaaggagaagaggaaagaggacttagacgcgcagaaattcaagtggattcgttgggcattctaggtgtaatccatcctttgttctttatgtttaaattcaattttatttttcttgttgtgaacatgagaggctaaacccctatttagctagggggtgattcgaaaccatgtttatgcttacaatatgatttgattacttttggttggaatttcatgaatggtgaattcaatttgtttaactgtttgatcgataacttatttatgtttgtttattgagagtgcacacttaattttcatgcatgaatatgacgctagaatataagtgaatttcacctaatagttatgaacttatattcacaagtagtggaggttgcttataaacaatcgcgttaaataaattcttggcataagtttcatgcaatcatagtaacgaatgcctcgtcaacacttatagttttcatgatgcttaatgattcttgcttgtatctctattatgcaattcatgaagggaacttgtggggaatgctttgggttgtcgcatgcaatcatccaattcattaacttaaggaaaacttgacggttaatttaagcggacctaattaacccggggtgttgagtttcataattcatcgaaagaccaactgaaaatcaaattgtatgcaagtgtgacatgtgtggagaagaaccttctagctagcattcatccatattttcatcacattcatatttacattctgcctttaaattacaatctgtgcatttagtttaatttcgtcaacacctcaatccccctttactttagtgcccaatttagttagaacgtgtcttagtttgtgtttataagtgttttgtattctttgagtcttttgatttgttttagtgttttattatttagttttgcattctttgagtctagtttagtgttttaacgtttgttttacgcttttgagtcagtttccaagtgaattagtaatccctcctaatccccggtctagaacgatccctacttgcatctttactacaattgtcacaagagggttttaatttgtgtgcttaattagttcgcatcaaatttttggcgccgttgccggggattagcaactttgctaatcccttggttcttttctttttggtttagttgttttcgttttagtttctaacttagtgttgttttctttgtttgttgttacttttgatatttgatttagttctctttctttgattttaggtactagagaagtaagatatggattttgctagcattcaagctcaattggcaaatcttacttctcaattgtcgccgtatgccgaaaggaccacaatgcagagtgtccctacatttggtgcttcatataggcaaggatttcaagccaatcaatgtccacaaagagattggagggatcattcaaactctatgtggtgggaagctcaacaagttcaacgtgaagcatattggcagccatatgaggagttctattcaagacctatgcagccaccacaacttcatatgcaatatgctcaattaaattcaagttcgtcaaaagattataatcaaattcttaatgaattaaattctttggtgcaggggtcacaaaatcaagtcaaggaggctcaacaagaagcatattggcaaccatatgaggagttctatacaacacctatgcagccactacaacctcccccacaacaattccaatcaagttcaagtatgtccatggataatgataaaaattttcaattactaacctctttgacgcaggacgaacaaaatcaagacaagaagttgggtaaattggaggagcaaattgggcagattatggagttcatgaaacaaattcaagagcaaagtgaactctccaactcaactattgaaaactcgaaggaagattttgaaatccataatgctatcactttgggaagtgctatggaggttggagctgacctaaaaatgtccaaacattgcctagaagtggatgaggagctgctaattgaggaggaggaagaagacatgcacacgacaagggtagaacaacccttgccgcagccccctatgcCCTCTAAatcacccaccacaagtaaagacgtcccaattccatgtgattctgatgttattccacccaatgtcccttttcctagcaggtttttgattcccaaccaagaagagagtaaaaaggacatcgtggaagccttcccaaaggtgcaaaatgctattccaattcttggtgcaacacagcaagttttagatggtgttgaattcttcaaaggactttgtacaccaagaagaatgattcaagagaaggtagtggctggagaagatgtagaaggcatcaaagaggacatatttgaaaccataaaacccaaagaagttgaatttgatgacattggacaagtcataaccatcacatgcaatctggccaagtccaatatccctgaaactttcaaaggagtggtgtttgtcattgagttcttgtcggacaaaacaagtaagtcatcttcttcaaattccattacattttatactaacttgctgattttgatgaatcaggcacctacactagaattcaaaccaatgccggttcatttcaagtatcaccttccattcaaggatcaattccatgccgtgggaCCTAGGGAAGTTTGAAGGGaagcatcgtccggctgcaagacgttaaagcaagcgctacttgggaggcaacccatgcaatcaacaaaggaagaacttgggaatcgctccacactcagatttgcgtccctaaaccctttcctttgttgcttactttatgttatgtgtattgtgtttaattgtgtctaaaacattgaggacaatgtttagtttaagtgtgggggggtaacattctgttttgagatatttttgcatgaaattcgtagggtattaccacctaacatatctaaacttgtttcccactgtttttaagctattttagagtgttttagagtgtgttgacttaaaaatccgaaaataccataaaaatttgaaaaattgttttgaaaaacccgaaaagagttgtttttgtgtgtttgtttgtgtcgtaggtcaccttctaacgcaatgatgaggatttggtttttaattgcatgatggttaaagaaagttacaaacatggatggacgtttgatatactctttggtttatgcttgtttgtagttatagtttacgaattcacatgtaatcacaaatgataaaaatcagtttttgtaacatgcttgaaggaatgaactcaaactaacgctacatcccagtgagacttgagcctaaacgttatttggagagttaaaatctgtgcattattgttttctaaagtcgttgcatgatctcattattcattgcttggttactacttagaaggcattttcatcacttagttccaaatgctataactcatgcccatttcattcaaagcatgttattgatttgcataacacgtattcaagatgaagttagttgtgtagtgaccaccatcaaagccaaacagccatgtgcccttcactcattttgtgtttaagtttaaccccattgagccgtgttagcccatgttctttgttaacccatatcatcctcacctagcctagattaggaccatccgtacccttgttcttgaagcatagtaagcatgaatgaattccttttgattatgtgttgcagaaaataagtgtgggggaaggattattgatatgagtttatgtgccataggcatggtaaaaaaaaaaaaaaaaaaaaaaaaaaaaaaaaaaaaaaaaaaaagaagaaagaaagaaaagaaaagaaaaaagtgaaaaaagagttgaaaatagttgaaaagtattggttgttgaagtaagggcccaaaacaatgaattaggccctaagagttgtttgaatctcccctatttgtctaacagttgatttctgcattctaagtgaattctaagtcttaatttcattactttgctactattgcttaaagaacttttgtttacccctacctttccttgtgagccaataccccaagccccgttacaacccttgacttctatcttgagtgttgtgcatttcaattgtggagtttgaatttggtatgagcatatggtgtcactggttctcgcatctaagtagtagcattccattcatgagatcatatctaaacacgtttaattactccagaaattgctttctttgttataacgtatgtgagtactagtctttcatgtttacatcaatcttctcacatataactagtgtagggtgtgtagtcagaaaatctgagtgaaaattgagtgcataactagtgaggaattgagggaattctctaaggcatgttactacattcaaaatgtgttttaattgattaaatgcgaactagtgaatggtgactatggttaagtatgtgctcgaggggaaggaagactaaaagctatgtgagtaatgatctttgaaatgtcatgtttcattggaaatccctgaggcaaacgttggaaggtttaggttatgttttttttgttttgttttgttttgtttagtttagttgttttgttttgctcgaggactagcaaaagttaagtgtgggggaatttgataggagcagattcgtgcgacttaattagcttgttctcgtgcatttatgttgtgtttacttagctattttagtgtttaaggctacttttgtgtattttcagattataaggccaaagtgtgcaagaagatgcaaattggagtcttttggagcgaaagaggaatgaatgagttgaagacttgaagaaatgacgaattcctactccaacgatgaattcttaccaaaacgaggaatcctactcaaacaaggtttcttattttaggaaagttaatcctaagtttcccgttttggtaacctttcctaatcttaaatgTCGATATTAttccagccactttgaagtccttgtaggcgctttaggacacaaaacgaaggccctagtcACTTTGTaaccctttgccgtgcccttttattttctccccttcccttgccgtgcaagggggggcatttgTGTCCAAAATCATTCACTTTAattcatattttcagccaccaccctaattccttctctagccgtcaCATTCCCATCCATTTAATTGATCAAATCCATTTAGCCGCACCTTTTCCTttgtgccgcagccaccataagCCAATCTCCCATTTTTCCACCATAAGCCGTGGCTCCCATTAATAATGGaccctaataaaccaaaaagaaattcaatCCGCAGCCACCATAGCTCATTATTCTAATTCACCCTAATAATCCCATTATTCTTATCAGCCGCACCTTATGCactattatttatatattatttttcatccagccattcataaaaaaatcatcaaaccaTTCAGATTTTCACCCTAATTCTAACCCTAGCCGTCATACACATAATGCATTCAGCCCCCTTCACACATATTCCATATATACACATATTGTTTcacgcagccaccatcacccattCTACCCTATTCTCTCCCATTTTTCCCTTTGCCGTGCGGCAGCACCATCCCATTTTCCTGAACCTTGCCGCAGCTTTCCCAttcattccagctttcccccatcttgccgcagccttcctccaccttcctacaccaccccataaccttgccgcaccacccaacCTCCttaaatccatccccaacccaaaataacatccaaatcatccatttaacctcactgccgcatcaaggagaagaggaaagaggacttagacgcgcagaaattcaagtggattcgttgggcattctaggtgtaatccatcctttgttctttatgtttaaattcaattttatttttcttgttgtgaacatgagaggctaaacccctatttagctagggggtgattcgaaaccatgtttatgcttacaatatgatttgattacttttggttggaatttcatgaatggtgaattcaatttgtttaactgtttgatcgataacttatttatgtttgtttattgagagtgcacacttaattttcatgcatgaatatgacgctagaatataagtgaatttcacctaatagttatgaacttatattcacaagtagtggaggttgcttataaacaatcgcgttaaataaattcttggcataagtttcatgcaatcatagtaacgaatgcctcgtcaacacttatagttttcatgatgcttaatgattcttgcttgtatctctattatgcaattcatgaagggaacttgtggggaatgctttgggttgtcgcatgcaatcatccaattcattaacttaaggaaaacttgacggttaatttaagcggacctaattaacccggggtgttgagtttcataattcatcgaaagaccaactgaaaatcaaattgtatgcaagtgtgacatgtgtggagaagaaccttctagctagcattcatccatattttcatcacattcatatttacattctgcctttaaattacaatctgtgcatttagtttaatttcgtcaacacctcaatccccctttactttagtgcccaatttagttagaacgtgtcttagtttgtgtttataagtgttttgtattctttgagtcttttgatttgttttagtgttttattatttagttttgcattctttgagtctagtttagtgttttaacgtttgttttacgcttttgagtcagtttccaagtgaattagtaatccctcctaatccccggtctagaacgatccctacttgcatctttactacaattgtcacaagagggttttaatttgtgtgcttaattagttcgcatcaaTACTTGGGCACTTGTTTTATGGCATCTAAAAGAGGTAAGTTCACTTGGACTTTTCGAAAAGTATCCAAGATTTCCTTATCAGTTTGCTCTTTCTTAGACTTTATAAACCTACGAGGAAAAGGAATAGGGacacatgagttaaatgaaTTTTGAACTTCTTTACTTACCTTATCAGaatcttttttgttcaattctgTATCTTTAGGAGACTTTTTAGTTTCTGTTAAAGCCTCATCTTGCTCAAGATTTTTGGTTTGTTGCTCCCCTTGCTCATTTGTATCTTTTCTAGTCCTCTTTTGCATCATTGGCTGCTCaaaaacttcttttccactccttaaAGTCACAACATTCATCTGCTCCGCATTTGGATTCACCACGGTTTGGCTAGGCAACCTTCTTGGTTGATGTTGTTGCCCTATCAAACTTGCTAACTGACTCATTTGGCACTCAAGTTTTTCAATTGCTTTGTCTGTTTTCtgttgatgagattgagtaGAGTTAGCTAAAGAAGCAATTAAATCCTTAAGAGACTTACTTGGAGCTTGTTGTTGTTGAAGCTGAAATGGTGCTTGCGGTCTT is from Pyrus communis chromosome 10, drPyrComm1.1, whole genome shotgun sequence and encodes:
- the LOC137747958 gene encoding uncharacterized protein produces the protein MLDVASEGAFMDKTPTNAKALLKNIAGNTRQFGGRDDLPLKKVNEVMVAPKQVCDVCSMMGHTTDMCPSLMDQVGLEQTNALGNGQQSVPNNYNRPPGFFQARPQAPFQLQQQQAPSKSLKDLIASLANSTQSHQQKTDKAIEKLECQMSQLASLIGQQHQPRRLPSQTVVNPNAEQMNVVTLRSGKEVFEQPMMQKRTRKDTNEQGEQQTKNLEQDEALTETKKSPKDTELNKKDSDKVSKEVQNSFNSCVPIPFPRRFIKSKKEQTDKEILDTFRKVQVNLPLLDAIKQVPKY